In one window of Bifidobacterium sp. WK041_4_12 DNA:
- a CDS encoding Ohr family peroxiredoxin — MTQYKGTEPENIAYTAVATLEGGRNGHGSSSEPDMDLTFDTPVAQGGKGRGTNPEQLFALGWGACFQSALGLAAKELRVAATKLATGKLRSSISVGDQGESFGLKAKMEVLLPDVDKETAEKLVQRTQELCPYSKATAGNVPTEILVVDSLD; from the coding sequence ATGACACAATACAAAGGAACAGAACCAGAGAATATTGCATACACCGCCGTTGCAACCCTCGAAGGTGGGCGTAACGGCCATGGGTCGAGTTCAGAACCAGATATGGATCTGACATTCGATACCCCGGTTGCCCAAGGTGGCAAGGGCAGGGGAACCAATCCTGAGCAGCTGTTCGCCCTTGGTTGGGGAGCCTGCTTCCAGAGTGCGCTGGGACTTGCAGCCAAGGAGCTTCGCGTTGCGGCTACGAAGCTGGCCACGGGCAAGCTTCGCTCAAGCATCTCGGTTGGCGATCAGGGAGAATCGTTCGGTCTCAAGGCAAAGATGGAGGTTCTCTTGCCTGATGTCGATAAGGAGACCGCCGAAAAGCTCGTACAGCGCACCCAAGAACTGTGCCCATATTCAAAGGCTACTGCGGGCAATGTGCCAACGGAAATCCTGGTCGTAGACTCACTCGACTGA
- the purE gene encoding 5-(carboxyamino)imidazole ribonucleotide mutase, whose amino-acid sequence MSLLHRDEHEAHPSTDQPVVAVVMGSSSDWETMKHSCQILDDFHIPYMKQVISAHRTPDLMADFAHNARDNGLKVIIAGAGGAAHLPGMIAAQTTLPVIGVPVQSHALSGWDSLLSIVQMPGGIPVATTAIGKSGATNAGILAVSILSTSDSTLADALAAFRKELREKVEESNAELK is encoded by the coding sequence ATGTCGTTATTACACCGGGATGAACATGAAGCACATCCTTCAACTGATCAGCCTGTAGTTGCCGTTGTCATGGGGTCATCAAGCGACTGGGAAACCATGAAGCACTCATGCCAGATCCTTGATGATTTTCATATTCCATACATGAAACAAGTCATTTCAGCTCACCGCACGCCGGATCTGATGGCTGATTTCGCGCACAATGCCCGCGACAACGGACTCAAGGTCATTATCGCCGGTGCAGGCGGTGCCGCCCACTTGCCAGGCATGATCGCAGCGCAGACCACCTTGCCAGTTATCGGGGTTCCTGTGCAGTCACACGCACTAAGCGGTTGGGATTCCTTGCTTTCCATAGTGCAGATGCCGGGTGGCATTCCCGTGGCAACCACAGCCATCGGCAAATCTGGAGCGACGAATGCAGGAATTCTTGCAGTGAGCATCTTATCTACCAGCGATTCGACCTTGGCAGACGCGCTCGCGGCATTCCGTAAAGAGCTCAGGGAGAAGGTAGAGGAGTCAAATGCCGAGCTTAAGTGA
- a CDS encoding S-ribosylhomocysteine lyase yields the protein MSDKPVVESFQLDHTKVKAPYVRLIDEEQGPNGDVISNYDLRLVQPNENAIPTAGLHTIEHTIAVLLRERIPGYIDCSPFGCRTGFHLLTWGRHSTEDVAKALKESLNFIADEATWDDVPGTEITSCGNYRDHSLFSAKQWSRDIVDAGISSDPYVRKLV from the coding sequence ATGAGTGACAAGCCTGTTGTAGAAAGTTTTCAACTCGACCATACCAAGGTCAAGGCACCATATGTTCGTCTTATTGACGAAGAGCAGGGGCCGAATGGCGATGTGATTTCCAATTATGATCTGCGTCTCGTGCAGCCGAATGAAAATGCGATTCCAACCGCAGGCCTGCACACCATCGAACACACGATTGCCGTGCTGCTTCGTGAACGCATTCCTGGATACATCGACTGCTCGCCCTTCGGATGCCGCACCGGTTTCCACCTGCTGACCTGGGGCAGGCACAGCACGGAAGACGTTGCGAAGGCGCTCAAGGAATCCTTGAACTTCATTGCTGACGAGGCCACTTGGGACGATGTTCCCGGAACCGAGATCACGAGCTGTGGCAACTATCGCGATCATAGCCTGTTCTCGGCAAAGCAGTGGTCGAGGGATATCGTGGACGCCGGAATCAGTTCCGATCCATATGTGCGCAAACTCGTCTGA
- a CDS encoding N-acetyltransferase, protein MQQELEQHRHVRHASKADYQAILSIYAHARDVMKRNGNPTQWGDIYPLDTEVLHDIELHRSMLLVDQDPHDRSERILGVFAVCQGPDSTYAHIDGSWLNDDDYVAMHRVASSGLAKHTGRAMLQWVVREYHNVRADTHQKNVAMQHILTSAGFTRCGIITLPPREVGGRERIAYQRHS, encoded by the coding sequence GTGCAGCAGGAATTAGAGCAACACCGTCATGTTCGTCATGCTTCGAAGGCAGATTACCAGGCCATTCTGAGCATATACGCCCATGCAAGAGACGTGATGAAGCGCAATGGCAACCCCACGCAATGGGGAGACATCTATCCGCTCGACACCGAAGTGCTGCACGATATCGAGCTTCATCGGTCGATGCTGCTCGTCGATCAGGATCCGCATGATCGTTCAGAACGAATTCTTGGAGTCTTCGCCGTCTGCCAGGGGCCAGATTCGACCTATGCGCACATAGACGGCTCATGGCTCAACGATGACGACTATGTGGCGATGCATCGGGTGGCATCCTCCGGTCTGGCGAAGCATACCGGCAGAGCCATGCTTCAATGGGTGGTTCGCGAATATCACAATGTCCGCGCTGATACGCATCAGAAGAATGTGGCAATGCAGCATATTCTCACATCGGCAGGATTCACTCGCTGCGGCATCATCACCTTGCCTCCGCGCGAAGTGGGCGGCCGTGAGAGAATCGCCTATCAGCGGCATAGTTAA
- a CDS encoding cystathionine gamma-synthase, translating to MNMTENFAATRLATRAIHAGQEADATTGAVVPPIYMTSTFKQDGVGALRGGYDYSRSVNPTRDVFDTQLAAVEGARYAVALSSGLAAIDVLLRSTLKPGDSILLGDDVYGGTYRLLSKVFVPWGVHVDVVDVTDLQAVRSKLSQHHIDVVWVETPSNPLLRITDIWATSALAHEFGATLVVDNTFASPVLQHPLQDGADAVVYSTTKYIGGHSDVVGGAIVLNDPEVYEKVTFLQNAAGAVPSPFDSWLTTRGLKTLDMRVRRHSANALSLARHVEGNAKIERVLYPGLESHPGHDVAARQMQGGFGGMISIQLKDGMEAAKTFVGRTEIFTLAESLGGVESLIEHPAAMTHASVSGTALQVPDNLVRLSVGIESIEDLTEDIDQALASL from the coding sequence ATGAATATGACAGAGAATTTTGCAGCAACACGTCTGGCAACACGAGCAATACACGCAGGACAGGAAGCTGATGCGACCACAGGGGCAGTGGTGCCACCAATATACATGACATCCACATTCAAGCAGGACGGCGTTGGGGCACTGCGTGGAGGCTACGATTACAGCCGTTCGGTGAATCCTACACGAGACGTTTTCGACACGCAGCTGGCCGCAGTTGAAGGAGCGCGTTACGCAGTCGCGCTGTCTTCAGGGCTGGCGGCGATCGATGTTCTGCTCCGGTCAACCTTGAAGCCTGGAGACTCGATTCTGCTCGGTGACGACGTCTATGGTGGAACATACCGCCTGCTGAGCAAGGTGTTCGTGCCGTGGGGTGTTCATGTGGACGTCGTCGATGTCACCGATCTTCAGGCCGTGCGCAGCAAACTCTCGCAGCATCATATTGACGTGGTGTGGGTGGAAACCCCTTCGAATCCCTTGCTTCGCATCACTGACATCTGGGCGACCTCCGCGCTTGCCCACGAGTTCGGTGCGACTCTCGTAGTCGATAATACTTTCGCATCGCCGGTGTTGCAGCATCCTCTTCAGGATGGTGCCGACGCCGTGGTGTATTCGACGACCAAATACATCGGCGGTCATTCCGACGTGGTTGGGGGAGCGATAGTGCTGAACGATCCGGAGGTCTACGAGAAGGTGACCTTCCTGCAGAATGCTGCTGGTGCCGTTCCTTCCCCCTTCGATTCGTGGCTGACTACCCGTGGGCTCAAAACCCTCGATATGCGTGTCAGGCGGCACAGTGCGAACGCCTTGTCTCTTGCGCGGCATGTGGAAGGTAATGCCAAGATCGAACGCGTGCTGTACCCCGGTCTCGAATCTCACCCTGGCCATGATGTTGCTGCCCGTCAGATGCAGGGTGGTTTTGGTGGCATGATCTCGATTCAGCTCAAGGATGGGATGGAGGCAGCCAAGACCTTCGTTGGACGCACTGAGATTTTCACGCTTGCCGAATCGCTTGGCGGTGTCGAATCGCTTATCGAGCATCCTGCTGCCATGACCCATGCTTCCGTGTCCGGCACTGCCTTGCAGGTCCCTGACAATCTCGTGCGGCTTTCCGTGGGCATCGAATCGATCGAAGATCTGACCGAGGACATCGATCAGGCTCTCGCCTCGCTATAA
- a CDS encoding deoxyguanosinetriphosphate triphosphohydrolase — protein MNDKVSVQSQPSRADALTAEGYTAHDEERWAPEPPKSRSRTAFERDRARLVHSSALRRLGAKTQILVAGTDDFARTRLTHTLEVAQIGRQIGGLLGCDPDVVDCACLAHDLGHPPFGHNGEHALAEIADSIGGFEGNAQTLRLLTRLEPKIFHPDGRSAGVNLTRAALDATVKYPWTLAQAAQHPKGERSKKFCVYPDDVDVFQWLKQGAPKESRPMECQVMDLADDIAYSVHDVEDAIVSAYFNPVSLADSRIVDEIVAMTRDWYGQQWNPDELLNALQRLRMERLFPAHYNGSRQSLAQLKNITSALIGRFAGSVENATRERYGDANLTRYSASVVVPEDTAYEIVALKGISVYFVMAPREHEPFHAEQLRIVTDLVDVMMRDSPKPSEALEAVFLEDWNEATNDDERLRVAIDQVASLTDGSALALHSILCD, from the coding sequence ATGAATGATAAGGTGAGTGTTCAGTCACAACCTTCCAGAGCGGATGCGCTGACTGCCGAAGGGTATACGGCCCATGACGAGGAACGATGGGCACCTGAACCACCGAAATCCCGCAGTCGAACGGCATTCGAACGTGATCGTGCGCGACTCGTGCATTCCTCGGCCTTGCGAAGATTGGGTGCGAAGACGCAGATTCTCGTAGCCGGAACCGACGATTTCGCTCGAACCCGTCTCACGCACACCTTGGAGGTTGCCCAGATAGGGCGGCAGATAGGCGGACTGCTCGGATGCGATCCCGATGTCGTGGACTGCGCATGTCTTGCACATGATCTGGGCCATCCGCCCTTTGGACATAACGGCGAGCATGCTTTGGCGGAGATTGCCGACTCCATAGGCGGGTTTGAAGGCAATGCCCAGACGCTCAGACTGCTGACACGGCTCGAACCGAAGATATTCCATCCCGATGGTCGCAGCGCGGGGGTGAATCTGACCAGGGCCGCACTTGACGCCACCGTCAAATATCCGTGGACGCTGGCGCAGGCGGCCCAGCATCCGAAGGGGGAGCGAAGCAAGAAATTCTGCGTATACCCTGACGATGTCGATGTGTTTCAATGGCTGAAACAGGGAGCACCCAAGGAATCTCGCCCGATGGAATGTCAGGTCATGGATCTGGCCGACGACATCGCATACAGCGTACATGACGTTGAGGATGCGATAGTTTCCGCATACTTCAACCCTGTCAGTCTGGCGGATTCGCGCATCGTCGATGAGATTGTGGCGATGACGCGAGACTGGTATGGGCAGCAGTGGAATCCCGATGAACTCCTCAACGCGCTGCAACGCTTGCGTATGGAACGACTCTTCCCCGCTCATTACAACGGTTCGAGGCAGTCGCTCGCCCAGCTGAAGAACATCACCAGCGCTCTTATCGGGCGTTTCGCCGGATCGGTGGAAAACGCGACTCGAGAACGCTATGGTGACGCGAATCTGACCAGATATTCGGCATCCGTGGTCGTTCCCGAAGACACGGCATACGAAATCGTGGCGTTGAAGGGCATATCGGTCTATTTTGTGATGGCCCCGCGTGAACACGAGCCATTTCATGCAGAACAGCTGCGTATCGTGACCGACCTGGTCGACGTGATGATGCGCGACTCGCCCAAGCCATCGGAAGCACTCGAAGCGGTGTTTCTTGAGGACTGGAACGAGGCGACCAATGATGACGAGCGGCTGAGGGTCGCCATCGATCAGGTGGCAAGCCTCACCGACGGTTCCGCCTTGGCACTCCATTCGATTCTGTGCGACTGA
- the dnaG gene encoding DNA primase yields MAGMIVNEDIEKVRASADLYDIVSADVTLKASGAGTFMGLCPFHDEKTPSFSVRPSMGVWHCFGCGRGGDVFGYVEEHESVGFGEAVGILADKYHIELHYDSEGPQKPQGSTRSRLLEANEEAQRFFVSNIMSDDALAARKLLGGRNFSQADSERFGCGFAPRGWDNLVRHLASKGFTQKEMLDAGLARQGQRGIYDYFRGRATWPIRDSTGRTLGFGARMLFDDDTIQAKYINTPDTQLYRKNQVLYGIDLAKSAIVKKRQVVIVEGYTDVMACHLAGIDTAVATCGTAFGLEHAKIVRRLIADDSLGGIQLIGPVKGSRVIFTFDGDAAGQKAALHAFGLDGSFLTQTFVAVADDNLDPCDLRIQRGDAAVRALVAKPQPLYDFVIDTAIDAFDTEYTTGQMGALKAVAPIIAQIRDRSLVDMYARKAARRIGVESELMSRETMAARRRAHVHDEDAYAVREPRYRHEADRGSQASANAELSERMAVQRQDAVSQGYFKIDDAVFMCEQQFMGVLIQIPRAVHADMAGQLSEASFVTPVFRSLFQVFEAVGGLPADDMPQGLWMHNLIKAAGPALEPVINELAVMPLPLPQPDNANASSRSDDTQPEHNAAAVQLRPATDTETQYASELLVRLLDLGFMRRIAYAKARMNRLPDGEEKFKLLGSITTMETARKDLQAQIFGNTVG; encoded by the coding sequence ATGGCAGGGATGATTGTTAACGAGGATATCGAAAAGGTGCGCGCCAGCGCAGATCTCTATGACATCGTGTCTGCGGATGTGACGTTGAAAGCGTCCGGTGCAGGCACCTTCATGGGACTGTGCCCCTTCCATGATGAGAAGACACCAAGTTTTTCAGTACGGCCCTCGATGGGCGTATGGCATTGCTTTGGCTGCGGGCGCGGCGGCGATGTCTTTGGATACGTCGAAGAGCATGAAAGCGTCGGCTTTGGCGAGGCAGTTGGCATTCTGGCCGATAAATACCATATTGAACTGCATTACGATTCAGAAGGACCGCAGAAACCGCAAGGTTCTACACGGTCAAGACTTCTGGAAGCGAACGAGGAGGCGCAGCGCTTTTTCGTTTCGAACATCATGAGCGACGATGCGCTTGCAGCGAGAAAGCTGTTGGGAGGTCGCAACTTTTCGCAGGCAGACTCCGAGCGATTCGGATGCGGTTTCGCACCTCGCGGCTGGGATAACCTCGTGCGACATCTGGCTTCCAAGGGGTTCACGCAGAAAGAGATGCTCGATGCGGGGTTGGCACGGCAAGGTCAGCGCGGCATCTATGACTATTTTCGCGGTCGTGCAACCTGGCCGATTCGTGACTCAACGGGGAGAACGTTGGGTTTCGGCGCTCGCATGCTGTTCGACGATGATACGATTCAGGCGAAATACATCAATACGCCCGATACGCAGCTCTACCGAAAGAATCAAGTGCTGTACGGCATCGACCTGGCGAAATCCGCCATCGTCAAGAAACGGCAGGTCGTTATCGTCGAAGGATACACCGATGTGATGGCGTGCCATCTCGCCGGCATCGACACGGCGGTCGCCACCTGCGGCACGGCATTCGGGCTGGAGCATGCAAAGATCGTTCGGCGTCTGATCGCCGATGACTCTCTCGGAGGCATTCAGCTCATCGGTCCTGTGAAGGGGTCGCGGGTTATCTTCACCTTTGACGGCGATGCAGCGGGGCAGAAGGCGGCCCTGCATGCCTTTGGACTGGACGGCTCGTTCCTGACGCAGACCTTCGTGGCAGTGGCCGACGATAATCTGGATCCATGTGACTTGCGCATTCAGCGCGGCGATGCTGCGGTACGAGCTTTGGTGGCAAAGCCTCAACCGCTGTATGACTTCGTCATCGATACGGCCATTGACGCTTTCGACACGGAATATACGACCGGTCAGATGGGAGCGCTGAAGGCTGTAGCACCGATAATCGCGCAGATCCGTGACCGTTCGCTGGTAGACATGTATGCGCGCAAGGCGGCGCGAAGAATCGGAGTGGAAAGCGAGCTGATGTCTCGCGAAACCATGGCGGCGCGCCGAAGGGCCCACGTGCATGACGAAGACGCGTATGCAGTGCGCGAACCTCGCTATCGCCATGAGGCAGACAGGGGGTCGCAGGCTTCTGCCAATGCCGAATTGTCAGAGCGCATGGCGGTGCAGCGTCAGGATGCCGTCAGCCAGGGATACTTCAAAATTGACGACGCCGTGTTCATGTGCGAACAGCAGTTCATGGGCGTGCTGATTCAGATACCTCGTGCCGTACATGCCGACATGGCGGGGCAACTGTCGGAGGCAAGCTTTGTCACACCCGTGTTCCGCTCGCTGTTTCAGGTTTTCGAAGCCGTTGGCGGACTTCCTGCAGACGATATGCCACAAGGGCTATGGATGCATAACCTGATCAAGGCTGCAGGGCCTGCACTCGAGCCGGTTATCAACGAGCTTGCCGTGATGCCTCTGCCCTTGCCACAGCCTGACAATGCGAATGCTTCCAGCCGCAGCGACGATACCCAGCCGGAACACAATGCTGCCGCGGTACAGTTGCGGCCAGCGACCGATACGGAAACCCAATACGCTTCGGAACTTCTGGTGAGGCTCCTCGACCTGGGATTCATGCGACGCATCGCATACGCCAAGGCACGCATGAACCGCTTGCCCGACGGCGAAGAAAAATTCAAGCTGCTGGGAAGCATCACCACGATGGAAACCGCCAGAAAGGATCTGCAAGCCCAGATTTTCGGCAATACTGTCGGCTAG
- the alr gene encoding alanine racemase has protein sequence MTLSASPQWDFSSTSGTTNYDNARRNYPAQAIVDLAALQSNMQHIVSICGGAHSGTAVMGVVKADAYGHGLIPTALAALAGGATWLGAAQPREALLLRKAGIGPDRCHVLTWMYSGLEAPFEELIDNDIDISVGSLAGIDALAKAARAVGRPARVHVKVDTGFGRNGFTPQIFDQALAKLKRYASEGALQIVAQWSHLAVADMPKVPAFVQSTEQQIASFNEFTMRMKRAGLEPQIRHLANTAATLSRPDIHFELVRPGIALYGYEPDPSMGTPQDYGLTPAMTLQAQLSTVKDLEQGHSISYGKTYATQSETSSAILPIGYADGIHRSASGFDKEGALHTTHLGGPIRIMTDDGPRVVRISGRVCMDQCVLDLHGKADALNVHEGDTVTVFGPGRGVAFNEPTAEDWAHAADTISYEIFTCLRSRIPRLYLHANETLSEDDIGKLDPNTLL, from the coding sequence ATGACATTGAGTGCTTCCCCACAATGGGATTTTTCTTCCACATCAGGTACAACCAATTATGACAATGCGCGCCGCAACTATCCGGCGCAGGCAATCGTGGATCTGGCCGCATTGCAGAGCAACATGCAGCACATTGTCAGCATATGCGGTGGGGCACATTCGGGAACAGCCGTCATGGGAGTGGTGAAGGCAGATGCCTATGGGCATGGCCTGATTCCAACTGCGCTCGCAGCGCTTGCCGGTGGTGCCACATGGCTTGGAGCAGCCCAGCCAAGAGAAGCGCTCCTGCTGAGAAAAGCTGGCATCGGCCCAGATCGATGCCATGTGCTGACATGGATGTATAGCGGCCTGGAAGCTCCATTCGAAGAGCTGATTGACAACGACATCGATATTTCCGTAGGTTCATTGGCTGGGATTGACGCTTTGGCGAAGGCGGCCAGAGCAGTCGGGCGGCCGGCGCGCGTCCATGTCAAGGTTGACACGGGTTTTGGGCGCAACGGCTTTACCCCACAGATTTTCGATCAGGCCTTGGCGAAGCTCAAGCGGTATGCCAGTGAGGGTGCATTGCAGATCGTTGCCCAATGGAGCCATCTTGCCGTTGCAGACATGCCCAAGGTGCCCGCCTTTGTTCAATCGACAGAACAGCAGATCGCGAGTTTCAATGAATTCACCATGCGCATGAAACGGGCTGGACTTGAACCGCAGATACGTCATCTTGCCAATACTGCAGCAACGTTGAGCCGACCTGACATTCACTTCGAACTGGTTCGTCCAGGCATCGCGCTTTACGGCTATGAGCCTGACCCCTCCATGGGCACTCCGCAGGATTACGGGCTTACCCCCGCAATGACGCTGCAAGCACAGCTTTCAACCGTCAAGGATCTTGAGCAGGGCCATAGCATCTCCTATGGCAAAACCTATGCAACGCAATCCGAAACGAGTTCGGCAATACTGCCTATCGGATATGCAGATGGGATACATCGTTCAGCATCCGGATTCGACAAGGAGGGGGCTCTGCACACGACCCATCTTGGAGGACCCATCCGCATCATGACCGATGATGGTCCACGCGTCGTCCGCATCTCTGGACGCGTGTGCATGGATCAGTGCGTGCTGGACCTTCATGGCAAGGCGGATGCGTTGAATGTTCACGAAGGAGACACGGTTACCGTATTCGGTCCAGGCAGGGGAGTGGCCTTCAATGAACCCACAGCCGAGGACTGGGCGCATGCGGCGGACACGATCAGCTACGAAATCTTCACGTGCCTGAGAAGCAGAATTCCAAGATTGTACCTGCATGCGAATGAAACGCTGTCTGAGGACGACATCGGCAAGCTTGACCCGAACACCCTACTGTAG
- the recQ gene encoding DNA helicase RecQ, translating into MVTDEAQAQSALHRYFGYDSFRQGQAGVVSAIMNGRDSLSVMPTGAGKSVCYQIPSVLLPGLTVVISPLLSLMRDQVDALDDVGISAAFLNSTQTVDEQREVLAKACNHAYHLLYVAPERLAEPFFVATLRRLQISVVAVDEAHCISQWGQDFRPAYLDIGTFIAALPHRPTVAAFTATATAKVQEDIVRILHLHDPQLTVTDCDRPNLFLDVRRMAKSEKEAWILRYVSEHADESGIIYCATRKETDAVADALQAHGVNAACYHAGLSHEERRESQRAFVNDDVQVVVATNAFGMGIDKSNVRYVIHHNMPESIEAYYQEAGRAGRDGEDSRCTLLWNESDIVLRRRFLESGGLNDHMTPEEGQQVQQTRNRLLQSMIGYCRTVNCLHRYILHYFGQSIDKFNEQSVQAQSAHSCGHCSNCMSTITSDDVTTMALAIGRCVSAINQRYGMSMVVRILRGSQSRQILQSGLNAVPQFGALRECSEAAVRDVLNQMTVDDLLAVTPGRMPIVIFGSKAASLASSDFHYEIKHRERRKAAGNSHSPRAASLRDEQDEIDDNPMDEELFQCLRGVRKRIASEMGKPPYIVFSDRSLRDMVRLRPMDKESMMQVNGVGEHKWQSYGQQFIDAIAEYAKR; encoded by the coding sequence ATGGTTACTGACGAGGCACAGGCACAGTCAGCCCTCCATCGCTATTTCGGATACGACTCGTTCAGACAAGGCCAGGCGGGAGTGGTTTCTGCCATCATGAATGGCAGGGATTCATTGTCGGTGATGCCGACTGGTGCTGGCAAGTCCGTGTGCTATCAGATTCCATCGGTGCTGCTGCCGGGCTTGACCGTGGTTATTTCGCCGTTGCTTTCACTGATGCGCGATCAGGTCGATGCGTTGGACGATGTTGGGATTTCAGCGGCATTCTTGAATTCAACGCAGACGGTTGACGAGCAGCGTGAAGTCCTGGCCAAAGCGTGCAACCATGCCTATCATCTGCTCTATGTTGCTCCGGAACGTCTCGCGGAGCCGTTCTTCGTCGCAACATTGAGACGTCTGCAAATCTCTGTGGTTGCCGTGGACGAGGCGCATTGCATCTCGCAGTGGGGTCAGGATTTTCGACCGGCATATCTTGATATTGGCACCTTCATCGCTGCTTTGCCGCATCGTCCTACCGTTGCCGCGTTTACTGCAACGGCCACGGCAAAGGTTCAGGAAGACATCGTTCGGATTCTGCATCTGCACGACCCGCAGCTCACCGTCACCGATTGCGATAGGCCAAATCTCTTTCTTGATGTTCGACGCATGGCGAAGTCCGAGAAGGAAGCCTGGATTCTGCGCTATGTTTCCGAACATGCTGATGAGTCAGGCATCATCTACTGCGCCACGCGCAAGGAGACCGATGCGGTTGCCGACGCATTGCAGGCTCATGGGGTGAATGCCGCATGCTATCACGCAGGCCTGAGCCATGAGGAACGGCGAGAATCTCAACGCGCCTTTGTCAACGACGATGTTCAGGTGGTGGTCGCTACCAACGCATTCGGCATGGGAATCGATAAGTCGAACGTTCGATACGTGATCCATCACAATATGCCGGAGAGCATCGAAGCATACTATCAGGAGGCCGGTCGAGCCGGTCGCGATGGCGAGGATTCGAGATGCACGCTGCTCTGGAATGAATCTGACATAGTGCTGCGCAGACGATTTCTTGAATCTGGAGGACTTAACGATCACATGACGCCTGAGGAGGGACAGCAGGTTCAGCAGACCAGGAATCGGCTGCTTCAGTCGATGATCGGATACTGCCGGACCGTGAACTGTCTGCATCGCTACATTCTGCACTATTTCGGGCAGAGCATCGACAAATTCAATGAGCAATCGGTTCAGGCTCAGTCCGCCCACTCCTGCGGGCACTGCTCGAACTGCATGAGCACGATCACTTCTGATGACGTCACCACGATGGCGCTCGCCATTGGCAGATGCGTCAGCGCCATCAACCAGCGATACGGCATGAGCATGGTCGTGCGCATCTTGAGGGGATCGCAATCACGGCAGATTCTTCAGTCCGGCTTGAATGCCGTCCCCCAATTCGGGGCATTGCGCGAATGTTCGGAAGCTGCCGTGCGCGACGTACTGAATCAGATGACGGTCGATGATCTGCTGGCAGTCACACCAGGTCGCATGCCAATCGTCATCTTTGGAAGCAAGGCAGCAAGCTTGGCATCGTCTGATTTTCATTATGAGATCAAGCATCGCGAACGCAGGAAGGCAGCAGGAAACTCGCACAGTCCTCGTGCCGCAAGCCTGCGAGACGAACAGGACGAGATAGACGATAATCCTATGGACGAAGAGCTGTTCCAATGCCTTCGAGGAGTCCGCAAGCGAATCGCAAGCGAGATGGGCAAACCACCATACATCGTGTTCTCTGACAGAAGTCTGCGAGACATGGTCCGTCTTCGTCCCATGGACAAGGAATCCATGATGCAAGTCAACGGCGTTGGCGAGCATAAGTGGCAGAGCTATGGTCAGCAGTTCATCGATGCGATTGCCGAATATGCCAAGCGGTAG